CCATAAAATATTATGGTGCCGATGCTGTGGCTATTTCATCTCAGGGAGAATCCTCCACCTCGGAAGGTTATGTTTATGAGGCTATTAATGGAGCAAGCAACGAAAGACTTCCCGTGATATTTGTTTTCCAGGATAACGATTACGGTATATCTGTTCCAAAAAAAGACCAAACAGCCAACCCACGCGCCGCAACTAATTTTGAGGGATTTAAAAACCTGGAGATCATATACTGCAACGGCCTTGACGTGATTAACTCCATGAATGCAATGGCATTGGCAAAAAAGGTAGTTAAGGAAAAGAGCATTCCGGTTATTGTGCATGCCAATTGCGTAAGGATAGGCTCACATTCCAATTCCGACCGTCACGAACTATACCGCGATATGAATGAGTTACTTACGGTTAAAGGACAGGATCCATTGCTCCGATTCAGGGAAAGGCTGGTTTATACCGGAAGGTTTACTGCTGAAGAGCTGGATGAGTTGGATAAAAAAGCCAAAAAGGAAATCAGTGCTGCTCACAAGAAGGTGATCACCATGCCCGATCCCGATCCCGAAAGTATACACCGTTTCGTGATACCGGAACCTTATGTGCCGGAAATATTTACCAAAGGACTTCCGCTGAACAACGAAGGAACTTCCATGCGCTTTATTGAGGCGCTCAATAATACTCTAAAGCAGGAATTCAGGACAAATCCCGATACTTTTATATGGGGGCAGGATGTTGCTAATAAAGAGAAGGGCGGAATATTCAACGTAACCAAGGGAATGCAGCAGGAATTCGGTAAACAAAGGGTTTTTAATGCCCCTATTGCCGAAGACTATATCCTGGGAACAGCAAACGGGATGAGCCGGTTTAACGATAAGATCCGTATTGTTGTGGAAGGTGCTGAATTCGCCGATTATTTCTGGCCCGCCATGGAACAATTGCTCGAAATGTCTCATGATTACTGGAGAAGTAACGGAAAATTCTCTGCCAATGTGACCATAAGGCTTGCTTCCGGTGGATACATCGGGGGCGGTCTTTATCACTCCCAGACCATAGAAGGGGCCCTTGCCACTTTGCCCGGCCTCCGGATCGTTTAT
This sequence is a window from Bacteroidota bacterium. Protein-coding genes within it:
- a CDS encoding 2-oxoisovalerate dehydrogenase produces the protein MYRNKRLKIRKDDKEFNIKTLDRDILEKWYYLMTLGRQLDDKAPNYLKQALGWSYHAPYAGHDGIQLAIGQVFEKEKDHLFPYYRDMLTTISAGLTAEEIILNGLSKKDDIASGGRHMSNHFAKPEWNIHNVSSCTGNHTQHAVGVARAIKYYGADAVAISSQGESSTSEGYVYEAINGASNERLPVIFVFQDNDYGISVPKKDQTANPRAATNFEGFKNLEIIYCNGLDVINSMNAMALAKKVVKEKSIPVIVHANCVRIGSHSNSDRHELYRDMNELLTVKGQDPLLRFRERLVYTGRFTAEELDELDKKAKKEISAAHKKVITMPDPDPESIHRFVIPEPYVPEIFTKGLPLNNEGTSMRFIEALNNTLKQEFRTNPDTFIWGQDVANKEKGGIFNVTKGMQQEFGKQRVFNAPIAEDYILGTANGMSRFNDKIRIVVEGAEFADYFWPAMEQLLEMSHDYWRSNGKFSANVTIRLASGGYIGGGLYHSQTIEGALATLPGLRIVYPSFADDAAGLLRTSMRSHGPTIFLEPKALYNDPAAEAIVPEGFEVPFGVARIRREGKDMTMVTYGNTTHLCLKAAEKISQELGKEIEVIDLRSLIPLDKEAILESVKKTNRVLVVHEDKVFGGFGGEIAAMIAGEAFEYLDAPVFRVGSEFTPVGFNRILEKAILPDTDKIYKAAKELISY